The following proteins are co-located in the Triticum aestivum cultivar Chinese Spring chromosome 1A, IWGSC CS RefSeq v2.1, whole genome shotgun sequence genome:
- the LOC123182410 gene encoding uncharacterized protein has translation MEAPLLLPVSTAASSSTSITVDDDSHGTAHNVSPSRASPSGRSIAARYLAVALVAAVSLFAQHEASKGFRIDVVRGGGTAGAAGRRFDLLFVANGRAERVLHRASRRVEETLFPDPSFPRRRVARVTVRLMAGGNLTADDATVDAVTDVEYVISLSPRLLSPSSGGSSSAGAADAVASAVRRAVARMWLWDGRGAAPARVTESMVEYLATAIPDEPSSPAEEHASASNTHCISPRFLKHLERRRAGFVARLNRAMRDRWSDAAVDAALGAPARPVCAAYLAAATETGGQRPVVGSGVAV, from the coding sequence ATGGAAGCCCCGCTCCTCCTCCCCgtctccaccgccgcctcctcctccacgtcCATCACCGTCGACGATGACAGCCACGGCACGGCCCACAACGTCTCCCCTTCCCGCGCCTCGCCATCCGGCCGGAGCATCGCCGCGCGCTACCTCGCCGTGGCCCTCGTCGCCGCCGTCTCGCTGTTCGCGCAGCACGAGGCGTCCAAGGGCTTCCGCATCGACGTCGTCCGGGGCGGTGGCACGGCCGGTGCCGCCGGCCGGCGCTTCGACCTCCTCTTCGTCGCCAACGGCCGCGCCGAGCGCGTGCTCCACCGCGCCAGCCGCCGCGTCGAGGAGACGCTCTTCCCAgacccctcgttcccgcgccgccgGGTCGCCCGCGTCACCGTGCGGCTGATGGCCGGCGGCAACCTCACCGCCGATGACGCGACCGTCGACGCTGTCACGGACGTGGAGTACGTCATCTCGCTGAGCCCACGCCTCCTGTCGCCGTCCTCCGGAGGCAGCAGCAGCGCCGGGGCCGCCGACGCTGTCGCCTCCGCGGTGCGCCGCGCCGTGGCGCGCATGTGGCTGTGGGACGGCCGCGGCGCCGCGCCGGCGCGCGTTACGGAGTCCATGGTGGAGTACCTCGCCACCGCCATCCCGGACGAGCCGTCGTCTCCGGCGGAGGAGCACGCATCGGCGTCGAACACGCACTGCATCTCGCCGCGGTTCCTGAAGCACCTGGAGCGGCGGCGCGCGGGGTTCGTGGCGCGGCTGAACAGGGCAATGAGGGACCGGTGGAGCGACGCCGCGGTGGACGCGGCGCTCGGGGCGCCGGCACGGCCCGTCTGCGCCGCCTACCTCGCGGCAGCGACGGAAACCGGCGGCCAACGACCGGTGGTTGGGTCCGGGGTGGCGGTTTGA